A DNA window from Mycolicibacter hiberniae contains the following coding sequences:
- a CDS encoding MCE family protein produces MNITRTAIKLGAVGSVLLLFTVGLVVVFGQIRFDRTARYSAEFSNASGLRPGQFVRASGVEIGKVKRIRLVDGGRRAVVDFDVDRSLPLFHSTTAQIRYADLIGNRYLELKRGEGQGADERLPMGGFIPASRTEPALDLDALIGGFKPVFRALDPEKINTIASTIVTVFQGQGGTINDILEQTAQLTAHIADRDAAIGEVVRNLNVVLDTAVRHRQTFDETVDNFDKLVKGLNNHADGLANGTAEFGNAAGNLADLLADNRTQLHSLFPVAGPEPPDRLNDVDELFQKIPKALKLIGRTGVYGDFFNFYICDATIKLPGLQPGGPVRNVRLWQQPTGRCTPQ; encoded by the coding sequence ATGAACATCACCAGAACCGCTATCAAACTCGGCGCCGTCGGCTCGGTGCTGCTGCTCTTCACGGTCGGCCTCGTCGTGGTGTTCGGGCAGATCCGGTTCGACCGGACTGCCCGCTACTCCGCGGAATTCAGCAATGCCAGCGGGCTGCGCCCAGGCCAGTTCGTCCGCGCCTCCGGTGTGGAGATCGGCAAGGTCAAACGGATCCGTCTGGTCGACGGCGGCCGACGCGCCGTGGTGGATTTCGACGTCGACCGATCCTTGCCGCTCTTCCATTCGACCACCGCACAGATCCGGTACGCCGACCTCATCGGCAACCGCTACCTGGAGCTCAAGCGGGGCGAGGGTCAGGGCGCCGACGAGCGGTTGCCCATGGGCGGGTTCATTCCCGCCTCCCGGACCGAGCCGGCGCTGGACCTGGACGCGTTGATCGGCGGCTTCAAGCCGGTCTTTCGGGCGTTGGACCCGGAAAAGATCAACACCATTGCCTCGACCATCGTCACGGTGTTCCAGGGCCAGGGCGGAACCATCAACGACATCCTGGAGCAGACCGCCCAGCTGACCGCCCACATCGCCGACCGTGATGCGGCCATCGGCGAGGTTGTCCGGAATCTGAACGTGGTGCTCGACACCGCGGTCCGGCACCGCCAGACATTCGACGAGACGGTCGACAATTTCGACAAGCTGGTCAAGGGCTTGAACAACCACGCCGACGGCCTGGCCAACGGGACCGCGGAGTTCGGCAACGCCGCGGGCAATCTGGCAGACCTGCTGGCCGACAACCGCACGCAGCTGCACAGCCTGTTCCCGGTGGCAGGCCCCGAGCCACCGGACCGGCTCAACGACGTCGACGAGCTGTTCCAGAAGATTCCGAAGGCCTTGAAGCTGATTGGCCGCACCGGTGTCTACGGTGACTTCTTCAACTTCTACATCTGCGACGCGACCATCAAGCTTCCCGGCTTGCAGCCAGGCGGACCGGTGCGAAACGTCCGATTGTGGCAGCAGCCGACCGGGAGGTGCACGCCGCAGTGA